GAAAAAGGACGCCTGGTGGCGGACAAGCCCTATCAGGAGGATCGTGCATGATTCCATGGCGTCTAATCTGGGTCGACTGGCGTCGGCTCTGGCCGGGTGTACTGGTTGTGGTGTTGCTGATCGCGGTGGCGACAGCGTTAAGTATTTCAGTAAGTTTGCAGGAAAGGGCGCTGCGCATGGGCAGCGCCAAGGCGGCTGACCGTTTCGATCTGGTGATTGGGGCTCCGGGAAGTGAAACCCAACTCGTGCTGTCGTCCGTGTTCCTGCAACCGTCGGCGCTGACGCTGATTCCCGCGCAGGTGCTGACCGATCTGGAAAAGAACCCGCTGGTTGCCTGGGCAGCACCAGTTGCGTTTGGTGATTTCTATCAGGGGATGCCGATTGTCGGTACCACGCCGCCGCTGGTCACGGATAACGGTAAGCGACAACTCACCGCCGGACGTGTGTTCAACGACGGCTTTGAAGCCGTGGTGGGGGCGCAAACGGGGCTGACGGTTGGGAGTACATTTAGCCCAATTCATGGTCAGGTGGGTACGGAAGGCGCGCACGCGCACGATGACGTTATCTATACCGTGGTTGGTGTGTTGCCTGCGGACGGCAGCGCATGGGATAAAGCGATTCTGGTTCCGGTGAACGCCGTATGGCGGGTGCATGGTATCCATCCACCGCATGGTGCGGACGATGATCACGACCATAATGAGCATGAGGGTGAGCATGACGGCCATGCACATGATCATGATGAAACCGCACATGCGGAAGGCGAGCAGCATGCCGATGAGCATCACAACAACGTTCATCCAGCGGAAGGCGCGGAAAATGATGATCATCATGCTGCTGTCGCTCAGCCGGTAACGGCTCCACACGATGACGAGCACGGCGAAGCAGAAGCTCACGGGCACGCGCATCAGGCTGGTTTGCCCGCGATTGTCGTTAAACCGAAAACGATCGCGGGAGCCTATCAACTGCGTTCGCTGTATCGCAGTAACTCGACGCTGGCAGTGTTCCCCGGTGAGGTGCTGGTGAAGTTATACTCGATGCTGGGTGATATCCGCGAACTGCTGACCTATGTTTCGCTGGGGACTCAGGGATTAGTGGGCGTGGCCGTGGCGATGGTGGCGGTTATCCACCTGCGGCAGCGGCAGAAACAGATCGGCGCACTCCGTGCCTTTGGCGCACCGCACTACGGTATTTTCACGCTGATTTGGAGCGGGTTGATGTCGCTGGTGAGCGTCGGCGTGCTGCTGGGCGTCGGTCTGGGCTACGTTGCCGCACGCGGTATTGCAGTGGTGATGAGCGAGAAAAGCGGCTTTGTGCTGCCAGTGACGTTGGAGTGGGAAGATATCCACTTCGTCCTGCTCCTGTTACTGGTTGCCGCTGTCGTCCTTACGATCCCGGCGATACTGTCTTACCGACAGTCTCCCGCAACGGCGCTGCGAGGGGAATAAATGCGTCGACTCATTAGCTAAGCTGTGTTGGCATCGGGCGCGTTGTTTTGGCGTTCGATGCTGTCTTTTCTCCCATCTATAGACCCCGCTTGAATCGCTAAGACGATGAAAAGTCTATTCTATGGCTAGCTCAAACCGTAGGCAGAGGCATATACTTCGGCGGCGAATAAATAAATGGTGTTCCCTCCTCAGTACGGTCAACACGGATTGTTATGTTAAAGAACGGTTTTATCTTTTCAGGGCTGTGTTTAGTGCTCTGTGCTATCAGCAGCACGGCTACTGCACTATCCCCAGTGGCATTGAAAGACGGCATCAACCGAGTAGATCTCAATCAGGACGGCGGGAAGGATTATGTCGTCGTCGCCCAGTTTGACAATAATACCTCGCACCCCAATCTCGGGATGACTTTCTTTGTACTACGCCCGGACGGCGGACACAGCATTATGCCAGTTACCAACAGCAATACGTTTACCTGGTTTGATTATCGGCTATCCGCTGCGGCGGATTTTTTAGTACAGGATAATCGGTTGTTCCTGTCTGGAAAGCATTACTTTCTGGTGACGGCAAAGAAGCAAGGGGAAAACGTCTTTGATCCCACGAAAGTCCTTTTAACGATTTACGACTTTAAAGCCTCGCGGGACGATCCGGGTGTACCGCTCTATGAATGGTCAGAACGAAAGCGAGTAATAACGCAAGATACCTACCAATCCGTTGATGAAGCTTACAAGGAAGTGGATGAGGTGATGTTGGCAAAATGAAAATGTCCTCACTAATCACATTAGGGCTACTGTTTCCCCTCGCTACACTGGCACAACTTAGCGAACTGGATTACCAGCAACGCGTGCAAGATTTTTTTGATGCGGAGTCGCCGCTGTGTCTGGGTGAGAAGCAGTGGCCGATACATAGTCCTAAAGGCGACGCGCCTTGGAACAGCGGACGTTTGCACGCATTGGTCGATGCGGGTCTGGCCTACGCCACGCCGGAAGGAACCAGCACGATATATCGTTTATCGCCCATAGGGGATAAAAACTGGCGTCAGTACGGTGACTTGTGTTACGGCAGGATGCAGGTGGCGAGCATTGAGAAAATCGATCGCGTGAATCAGGAATTGACGGTGGTGTATTTCACTTATCGTTTAACGCCACTGGAAGACTGGGCACATAACCGGGCGTTACGCTTTGCCTTTAGCGAGCTGGATAATCTGGTTGGTGGCGTAGGGACCACGCGCTATTCGGCTACCATTCGTGAAGCGTTGGGTGGGGCGGCGAAATTGCAGGATTACCCTGTGCCAGTAGAGCTGGATTACTGATATTAAATAAAAAAACAGGGTGAACGCGGTTCACCCTGCTGCATTTTCCGCTATCGGCGCAATGCCAGAGGGATTAGCGCAAATCCAACATCGCGATATGATCCATATCGTCAAACGTCAGATTTTCGCCGATCATGCCCCAGATAAAGGCGTAGTTTTTGGTACCGACGCCAGTGTGAATCGACCAACTCGGGGAGATCACCGCCTGTTCGTTATGCATCACCAGATGACGCGTTTCATGCGGTTCACCCATCATATGAAAAATAATGGTGTCTTCCGCCATGTCAAAATAGAAGTAAACTTCCATTCTGCGTTCATGGGTATGCGTTGGCATTGAATTCCAGTTGCTGCCTTCTGCCAGACGCGTTAATCCCATGCTCAGTTGGCAGGTCTCGACCACTTCCGGCACCAGATATTTGCAAATCGTCCGTTTGTTGCAGGTTTTGACGTCTCCCAACGGCGCTTTTATCGCGTCATCCTGTGTGATGATACGCGTCGGGTAAACGGCATGTGCCGGGGCGCTGTTATAATACAGTTTTGCTGGTTTAGTCTTGTCGAGGCTGCTAAAGGCTAAGGCCTTAGCACCCTTGCCAACATAGAGCGCTTCCTCATTGCCAACCTGATAGCTTGTGCCGTCGATAACGATTTTTGCCGGACCACCGATATTGATCAGCCCCAGTTCGCGTCGCTCAAGAAAATAGTTCACGCCAAATTGTTTGCCGATGCCGTCATCAAACGTTATCTCACCATCCACTGGCATGATCCCGCCTACCACAATACGGTCAATGTGGCTGTAAGTCATGGTGTAGTGGTTTGGCGTAAATATTTTCTCAATGAGAAATTTCTTCCTCAGTTCGGTGGTATCAAGCGTTTTCGCATGCTCACTGTGTACACTTTGTCTTACGTCCATTTTGCTACCTTTTTATGCGTGTTTAGGTGAAAAGCGTTTTGCCCATAATGCCGTAATGATGGGCACCAATACTGACGTCACGATCACACTGGTGGCGACCAACGCTGTCGCCTGTTGAGCGACTGGTGCGAATTCTGGCGCCATATTTGCGATCAACAGGGGCGTCGCGACGGAGGCACCTGCGCTGCTGGATGCGGCTATGCCTGCGGTTCCATTACCGCCGCCGATAAATTTGTCCGCCAGAATCAATGGAATACCGGTAACAATAATCACCAATACGCCGAGGAAAATACCAGCGAACCCCGTTTGTAGAATCACCGATAAATTAATCGTATTGCCCAACGCAAAGGCGAAGAAAGGGATCAGCGTTTGTACTGAGTTGCCGAACAGCTTTCTCAAGTCCGAGTCCAGATTACCCAACGTAAAACCAATCAGGAAAGGCAGTACGGCACCGACAAATAGCTGGGGTTCAAAGGTCGCGATACCGCTGGCACCCAGAATGACCATGGTCATTAACGGGCCGGATTCCAGAGACATCAGCACGAAGGCTCCCGCTTCTTCTTTCGAACCGTACTGGTTCATCAATGCGGCGTACAGCCCACCGTTCGTCATGTCCATTGACGCGACCAGCGCAAGCACGGAGATTCCGGCCAGCAAACCATTTTGGATGCCATCACCCGGTAAGAACGTACCCGCGATCAGCGCCACAATCCAGGCGGTGGCGAGTTTGGTCACCACCAGAACGCCCGATTTTTTCAGCATCGTTCCCGTCGCTTTAAGCTCAATAGACGCGCCCATGCAGAAAAACCAGACGGCCAGAATCGGGATCGTGCCAGTAATCATACCGTTGCTGAAAGAACCTAAATATTTCCCAGCCCCCGGCGTAAAGGTATTACAGAATGCGCCCAAAAAGAGCGGAACCAGCATTAATCCCCCAGGGATTTTATCAATAGCTTGTTTGATTTTCATAACAGTCCTGATTGTAAAAATAGAAATGTGTTCATCCCGCCGTCAATAAAGACAGAGATTGTTTGTATAACGTCATCAATAGAAGGGAAACTCTATTTCATTAATTATTGAAGATGGTCGTCCTTATTATAAAGTTGATCATTCATATTTTTCAGTATCTTAATATTTAGCGTTGTGATGTTTTTTTAGTGATAGAAAACCTTTCCGTAATGCTTAGCAAGCTTTTACAGATAATGATGTCGTGACTATCGCCATGAAAATCTCAATGAATTATGAATTGAAATTCACTATGGATATTTAATAAAAATATATTATCTACTATCAATATTCCTACTGTTGATATGAGCAGTGATCGCTTTGCTGGTTTTAATCAGGCTTGCCAAATGTTTCTCTTTTTTTCCATTAGCATATTGCGATTGCATCCCGTTAACGCCGATGGCGGCGATGACTTCACCGTCCTGATTAAAAATCGGTGCAGCCATACAACAAATTTCTTCTATATCTTCACCATCGTCTATTGCCCAGCCTTGTTCCTTAACGGTCTTTAGGTGTTGTAGAAAATCGTCTTTATTGGTAATTGTCCGAGGCGTTAAATATTCAAACGTACAATCGGTAATCAGTGATTCAATTCTTTCCTCTGGTAGCCACGCTACGAGTACTTTTCCGAGAGACATACGGTTAAAAATAATTTTCTTACCTTCCCAGGATGTTTTGACAATCGCTTTGGGAGATTCTACTTTACTCAGGAAGAAGCCATTATCGCCGTCCAGAATACCAAGATGGCAGGTCAATTCCGTCTCTTTGACCAATTCATGCATAAAATTAATCGTATCTTTACGCAGATCAATATTTTTTATTACCAGCCCGCCCAGCTCAAATAGTCTCAACCCCAAAACATAACGTCCGTCGGCGCGCTGGCGTAATAGCTGTGTGACCACCAGCACTTCCAATAGATGATGTACGCTGCTTTTGGGGATAGACAAATCAGTACATATCTCAGTGAAACTGGCTTCGTCATGTTTAGCGATGTAGTCAATAATCATCACTAAACGGACGGCTGCCGGCGCTTTACTGTGTTCGAGCTGTTGGAATATATTCATGATGTTCTATATATAAAACTATGGTTTCCTATATAGAACAATAATAATGCAACGGTAATTTATTTACCTAGATACAGATCACAAAACGATCTCAAATAGGTTGAATATTTCAATATAAATGAAATGTAGTTTTATTAGGGAAACAAAATAGCGATATTGGGGCGGGGAAAAGAAAGATTCCTGACCTTATTTTCATAAGACAAGGAATTTTTTAAATAATAATAGAATGGCGATTAGCTAATACGGGTCACTTAAGCCCGTTATTTGGGGAAACACACGGGGAGGTTCCCGCAGGGATGCCTCACCCCTGTGGTCGCCCCGTGTATCTCGATGCTTAAACGATAGGCATGAGGTGATTAACGTTTTTTAAAGGCGGCGGCCAGTGCATCACCCATTGCGCTGTTGCCTGTGACAGGAGTGCTAGCGGGACGAGGTCGTGATTTACCGGCTGGCTGACGCGATGAGGTATTGCTATCGCCACGCGGATTGCCACCGCCACGGCGCGACGCGGTGTCACCCGGTTGCTCATCAAGCCGCATCGTCAGCGCGATGCGCTTACGTTGCAGATCCACTTCCATCACTTTCACTTTCACGATATCGCCTGCTTTCACCACTTTGTGTGGATCGTCGACGAAATGGTCGGCCAGCGATGAAATATGGACCAAGCCATCCTGATGGACGCCGATATCCACAAACGCGCCAAAGTTGGTGACGTTGGTGACTGCGCCTTCCAGAATCATGCCCGGCAGCAGATCGTTTAAGGTTTCCACGCCGTCAGCGAAGCTGGCCGTTTTGAACTCAGGGCGCGGATCGCGACCCGGCTTTTCCAGCTCTTTGATGATGTCTGTCACCGTTGGTACGCCGAAACGCTCGTCGGTGAAATCCGACGGTTTCAGGTTACGCAGCGCATTGGGATTCCCCATTAGCTCCTGCAACGCCTGCTCGGTTGCAGCCAGAATACGCTCCACAATCGGATAGGCTTCCGGGTGAACGGTAGAGGCATCCAGTGGGTTATTGCCGTGGTTGATGCGCAGGAAGCCCGCGCACTGTTCAAAGGCTTTTGGCCCCAGACGGCTGACTTTCAGCAGTTGTTCGCGGTTATGGAAGCGGCCATTCTCATCACGCCAGGTCACAATATTTTGCGCCATCATGCGCGTCAGCCCGGCGACACGTGTTAACAGCGCCACGGACGCCGTATTGAGATCAACGCCGACGGCGTTTACGCAGTCTTCGACCACCGCATCCAGCTTCTTCGCCAGCAGGCTTTGGCTTACGTCATGCTGATACTGACCCACGCCGATGGATTTCGGATCGATCTTCACCAGTTCCGCCAGCGGATCCTGCAAACGACGGGCGATAGACACCGCACCACGCAGCGAGACATCCAGATCGGGGAATTCCAGCGCGGCTAGCTCGGACGCGGAGTACACCGATGCGCCCGCTTCGCTGACGATCACTTTCTGTGCGTTGATATTCGGGAACTGCTTCTGCGTGTCGAGGAAGAAGCGCTCGGTTTCACGCGAGGCGGTGCCGTTACCAATCGCCACCAGTTCAACCTGATGTTTGAGGCACAGTGCCGCGATGATTGGAGCCGCTTTAGCCGCCTGACCGGTATGCGGATAAATCGTGTCGGTCGCGACCAGCTTGCCAGTGGCATCCACTACCGCGACTTTTACGCCGGTTCGCAGGCCGGGATCGAGACCCATGGTGGCGCGCATGCCCGCCGGAGCGGCCATCAGCAGATCGTGCATGTTGCGGGCGAAGACGTTAATCGCCTCGTCTTCAGCTTTTTCACGCACGCTGCCCATCAATTCGGTTTCAAGGTGCAGCAGCACTTTAATGCGCCACGTCCAGCTAATGACGGCACGTCGCCAGCTGTCTGCCGCGGCATTTCCTAAACGCAGATTCAGGTGGTCGATAATAATCTGTTCGCAGTAGCTTTCACGCGGCGCTTCTTCGTGCTGTGGATCGGCATTCAACGCCAGTTGCAGCACGCCTTCATTACGACCGCGGAACATCGCCAGTGCGCGGTGTGAAGGTACCTGAGCAATCGGTTCGTGATGATCGAAGTAATCGCGGAACTTCGCGCCTTCTTCCTCTTTCCCTTCTACGACGCGGGAAACCAGATGGGCATTTTTCCACAGATAGTTACGCACTTTTGCCAGCAGCGTGGCGTCTTCTACAAAGCGTTCCATCAGAATGTAACGTGCGCCGTCCAGCGCCGCTTTCACGTCTGCCACGCCTTTATCGGCATCGACATAAGCCTGTGCCGTCAGCTCCGGCTCCTGGCTCGGGTCTTGCCATAGGCTATCGGCCAGTGGTTCCAAACCGGCTTCAATCGCGATTTGTCCACGCGTGCGGCGTTTAGGTTTGTACGGTAGATAGAGATCTTCCAGCTCGGTTTTGCTCAGCGTGCCGTTAATGGCGGTGGCGAGTTGTGCCGTTAACTTGCCCTGCTCATCGATGGATTTCAGAATCGTCTGGCGTCGGTCTTCCAGTTCACGCAGGTAACCGAGGCGTGTTTCGAGCTGGCGCAGTTGAGTGTCATCCAGTCCACCAGTCACTTCTTTACGGTAACGGGCGATAAAAGGGACGGTATTTCCTTCGTCCAGTAGGCGGACTGCCGCGTCTACCTGCTCCGTTCGCGCCTGCAATTCGCTGGCGATAATGTGGCTTAATGAATCATTCATAGGTCTGATATCAATCGTCATCAAGTGAATTAAATAAGTGGGGACAGTTATACGGATTGAGCGTGCAAAATGCCAGCCGCTGCCGTCTGGAAAACGCGGATGATCTCGCGTTGCTCAGTGCAACAAAATTTACCTATATCAATATTCCGTCAGATTCTTGCAATCCACTCACGATTTTAGCGTATGACATACATTGGTCTCATGTCGTTGTAAATTGAGCGTTGCTTTAATCAGGCTATGTAGCACGGAATGATCTATCCAGAAGGCCGTGAGAGCGAACGGGAACACCACCATGATTCAGGCAGGAGAAGAGTTCATGACAGTCAGAACGTACACGTTGACGGCAGAAGGGCAGGCGAGTATTGCGCTGGAAGTGCGTTCCGGCGTATTGGGGAAAGAGGCGGTGGATATTCGCCCACTCGGTGAACACGGGCTGTGCAGTTATGATCCTGGCTTTGCCAATACGGCAGGATGTGAGTCGGCGATTACCTATATTGATGCAGTGAATAGCGTGTTGCTACATCGGGGCTTCCCTGTCGAACAGCTTGCTGAGCAGTGTGATTTTACTGAAGTCTGTTACATCCTGCTGCATGGCGACGCGCCTTCGGCGGAAGCGTATGCGAAATTTGCTGACAACATCACCCGCCATACGCTGGTTCATGAGCAAATTAGCCGGATGTTCAGCGGCTTTCGTCGCGATTCCCACCCGATGGCGCTGATGTGCGCGGTGGTGGGCGCGCTGGCCGCGTTCTATCACGATGTATTGGATATTGATAACGCGGAGCATCGCGAGCTAGCGGCGGTGCGGCTGCTGTCGAAAATGCCGACGCTGGCGGCGATGTGCTACAAATATTCCATCGAACAGCCGTCCGTGTACCCCCGTAATTCGCTTTCCTATACGGGCAACTTCCTGCACATGCTGTTTTCGATTCCGGCAGAGAAATATGAAGTGAATCCGGTGCTGGAACGGGCGATGAACCGCATCCTGATTTTGCATGCCGATCATGGTCAGTGCCCGTCTACGATGGCGGTTAGAGCGTCTGGCTCTTCCGGTGCGAATCCATTTGCCTGCATTGCCGCCGGGCTGGCATCGATGTGGGGGCCGCTGCACGGCGGGGCGAACGAAGCCTGCATGCGCATGCTGGAAGAGATTAAAACGGTCGATCGCGTGCCTGAATTTGTACGACGCGCGAAAGACCGCTGTGATTCATTCCGCCTGATGGGGTTCGGTAACTCGGTCTACCAGCATTTCGATCCGCGTGCAGCGATTCTGCGTAAAACCTGTTACGAAGTGCTCAATGAACTCGGCACGGAAGACAGCCTGTTGCAGGTGGCGATGGAGCTGGAACATATCGCCATGACCGATGCCTATTTTCTGGAAAATAAACTCTACCCGAGCGTCGATTTCTATACGTCGGTCATTCTGAAAGCGATGGGAC
The window above is part of the Pectobacterium araliae genome. Proteins encoded here:
- a CDS encoding IclR family transcriptional regulator, which codes for MNIFQQLEHSKAPAAVRLVMIIDYIAKHDEASFTEICTDLSIPKSSVHHLLEVLVVTQLLRQRADGRYVLGLRLFELGGLVIKNIDLRKDTINFMHELVKETELTCHLGILDGDNGFFLSKVESPKAIVKTSWEGKKIIFNRMSLGKVLVAWLPEERIESLITDCTFEYLTPRTITNKDDFLQHLKTVKEQGWAIDDGEDIEEICCMAAPIFNQDGEVIAAIGVNGMQSQYANGKKEKHLASLIKTSKAITAHINSRNIDSR
- a CDS encoding Tex family protein translates to MNDSLSHIIASELQARTEQVDAAVRLLDEGNTVPFIARYRKEVTGGLDDTQLRQLETRLGYLRELEDRRQTILKSIDEQGKLTAQLATAINGTLSKTELEDLYLPYKPKRRTRGQIAIEAGLEPLADSLWQDPSQEPELTAQAYVDADKGVADVKAALDGARYILMERFVEDATLLAKVRNYLWKNAHLVSRVVEGKEEEGAKFRDYFDHHEPIAQVPSHRALAMFRGRNEGVLQLALNADPQHEEAPRESYCEQIIIDHLNLRLGNAAADSWRRAVISWTWRIKVLLHLETELMGSVREKAEDEAINVFARNMHDLLMAAPAGMRATMGLDPGLRTGVKVAVVDATGKLVATDTIYPHTGQAAKAAPIIAALCLKHQVELVAIGNGTASRETERFFLDTQKQFPNINAQKVIVSEAGASVYSASELAALEFPDLDVSLRGAVSIARRLQDPLAELVKIDPKSIGVGQYQHDVSQSLLAKKLDAVVEDCVNAVGVDLNTASVALLTRVAGLTRMMAQNIVTWRDENGRFHNREQLLKVSRLGPKAFEQCAGFLRINHGNNPLDASTVHPEAYPIVERILAATEQALQELMGNPNALRNLKPSDFTDERFGVPTVTDIIKELEKPGRDPRPEFKTASFADGVETLNDLLPGMILEGAVTNVTNFGAFVDIGVHQDGLVHISSLADHFVDDPHKVVKAGDIVKVKVMEVDLQRKRIALTMRLDEQPGDTASRRGGGNPRGDSNTSSRQPAGKSRPRPASTPVTGNSAMGDALAAAFKKR
- a CDS encoding citrate synthase, coding for MTVRTYTLTAEGQASIALEVRSGVLGKEAVDIRPLGEHGLCSYDPGFANTAGCESAITYIDAVNSVLLHRGFPVEQLAEQCDFTEVCYILLHGDAPSAEAYAKFADNITRHTLVHEQISRMFSGFRRDSHPMALMCAVVGALAAFYHDVLDIDNAEHRELAAVRLLSKMPTLAAMCYKYSIEQPSVYPRNSLSYTGNFLHMLFSIPAEKYEVNPVLERAMNRILILHADHGQCPSTMAVRASGSSGANPFACIAAGLASMWGPLHGGANEACMRMLEEIKTVDRVPEFVRRAKDRCDSFRLMGFGNSVYQHFDPRAAILRKTCYEVLNELGTEDSLLQVAMELEHIAMTDAYFLENKLYPSVDFYTSVILKAMGLPPSMFTVISTVGRTIGWIAHWDEMHKQEDISIYRPRQIYTGQPRRDYVSKKV
- the kdgT gene encoding 2-keto-3-deoxygluconate transporter produces the protein MKIKQAIDKIPGGLMLVPLFLGAFCNTFTPGAGKYLGSFSNGMITGTIPILAVWFFCMGASIELKATGTMLKKSGVLVVTKLATAWIVALIAGTFLPGDGIQNGLLAGISVLALVASMDMTNGGLYAALMNQYGSKEEAGAFVLMSLESGPLMTMVILGASGIATFEPQLFVGAVLPFLIGFTLGNLDSDLRKLFGNSVQTLIPFFAFALGNTINLSVILQTGFAGIFLGVLVIIVTGIPLILADKFIGGGNGTAGIAASSSAGASVATPLLIANMAPEFAPVAQQATALVATSVIVTSVLVPIITALWAKRFSPKHA
- the kduI gene encoding 5-dehydro-4-deoxy-D-glucuronate isomerase, whose protein sequence is MDVRQSVHSEHAKTLDTTELRKKFLIEKIFTPNHYTMTYSHIDRIVVGGIMPVDGEITFDDGIGKQFGVNYFLERRELGLINIGGPAKIVIDGTSYQVGNEEALYVGKGAKALAFSSLDKTKPAKLYYNSAPAHAVYPTRIITQDDAIKAPLGDVKTCNKRTICKYLVPEVVETCQLSMGLTRLAEGSNWNSMPTHTHERRMEVYFYFDMAEDTIIFHMMGEPHETRHLVMHNEQAVISPSWSIHTGVGTKNYAFIWGMIGENLTFDDMDHIAMLDLR
- a CDS encoding carbapenem biosynthesis protein CpmH translates to MKMSSLITLGLLFPLATLAQLSELDYQQRVQDFFDAESPLCLGEKQWPIHSPKGDAPWNSGRLHALVDAGLAYATPEGTSTIYRLSPIGDKNWRQYGDLCYGRMQVASIEKIDRVNQELTVVYFTYRLTPLEDWAHNRALRFAFSELDNLVGGVGTTRYSATIREALGGAAKLQDYPVPVELDY
- a CDS encoding FtsX-like permease family protein — translated: MIPWRLIWVDWRRLWPGVLVVVLLIAVATALSISVSLQERALRMGSAKAADRFDLVIGAPGSETQLVLSSVFLQPSALTLIPAQVLTDLEKNPLVAWAAPVAFGDFYQGMPIVGTTPPLVTDNGKRQLTAGRVFNDGFEAVVGAQTGLTVGSTFSPIHGQVGTEGAHAHDDVIYTVVGVLPADGSAWDKAILVPVNAVWRVHGIHPPHGADDDHDHNEHEGEHDGHAHDHDETAHAEGEQHADEHHNNVHPAEGAENDDHHAAVAQPVTAPHDDEHGEAEAHGHAHQAGLPAIVVKPKTIAGAYQLRSLYRSNSTLAVFPGEVLVKLYSMLGDIRELLTYVSLGTQGLVGVAVAMVAVIHLRQRQKQIGALRAFGAPHYGIFTLIWSGLMSLVSVGVLLGVGLGYVAARGIAVVMSEKSGFVLPVTLEWEDIHFVLLLLLVAAVVLTIPAILSYRQSPATALRGE
- a CDS encoding carbapenem self-resistance protein CarG family protein, translated to MLKNGFIFSGLCLVLCAISSTATALSPVALKDGINRVDLNQDGGKDYVVVAQFDNNTSHPNLGMTFFVLRPDGGHSIMPVTNSNTFTWFDYRLSAAADFLVQDNRLFLSGKHYFLVTAKKQGENVFDPTKVLLTIYDFKASRDDPGVPLYEWSERKRVITQDTYQSVDEAYKEVDEVMLAK